One genomic segment of Musa acuminata AAA Group cultivar baxijiao chromosome BXJ3-3, Cavendish_Baxijiao_AAA, whole genome shotgun sequence includes these proteins:
- the LOC135634049 gene encoding protein FAR1-RELATED SEQUENCE 5-like: MDGSVTWVMDGSVESTIGTTGSLGSGVNVNSELDPKVGMIFHSEDQAYNFYNSYAKRKGFSVRKDHLSRRSDGRIRYRHYVCSNEGSRKEHPVSMTKKSRPIERTNCMARIEFKVNNDNLWIVNRFIDEHNHPLATPSNSHMLRSHRKKLPVQRSNFSRSGIYFGAKYTQNDIQAEADYGEDAGLLLKNQSNCLTTRRLKDLETGDTQFLLDFLRTKQSEDPSFFYAIQLDEKERLTNCFWADMQSIVDYTYFGDAISFDTTYHIRGDDIPFAPFIGTNHHKQIVIFGAALLLDETLESFIWLFRTFLVAMSGRQPKTIFTDNCAAISEAIATALPDTCHRLCLWNLLQSVSTHLPCLDINFQREFENFIYDVGSEDDFHKEWDSLISSYGLANVSWFKDLYSVREKWGSVYLGNSFSATMMTRQWTEDMTNLFGNHFVRKLSLTKFIIQYLKSLIHLREKEILEDYDSTQSKPVLFVDIPMLIEAAESYTRTIYVDFEHEYKSQLACLCEPVGVDGMRVTFRVYIPQKRCNGLVEFNPTETIVTCSCRKFESMGILCMHALKVLNNNNILSLPSKYILKRWTRFAKDGSVSSGQLATGGSGSQVSLTVRYSRVCRKALAVTLRSAVSKDALDVLEHGLDKIIAQMENVLHNATSSRQAEDVHVVDGIPRNTSGTTDICFSGFGFSAR, from the coding sequence ATGGATGGGTCAGTTACCTGGGTTATGGATGGATCTGTAGAAAGCACCATTGGCACAACTGGTTCACTTGGTTCAGGAGTAAATGTCAACTCAGAGTTAGATCCAAAAGTCGGGATGATTTTCCATTCAGAAGATCAAGCATACAATTTTTATAATTCGTATGCTAAGAGAAAAGGTTTTAGTGTCCGAAAAGATCATCTTTCTCGAAGAAGTGATGGCCGCATACGTTATAGACACTATGTATGTAGTAATGAAGGTTCTCGTAAAGAACATCCTGTGAGTATGACTAAAAAATCACGTCCAATAGAGAGAACAAACTGTATGGCTCGTATTGAGTTTAAAGTTAACAATGACAATTTATGGATTGTTAATAGATTTATTGATGAACATAACCATCCACTCGCAACCCCAAGTAATTCGCACATGTTAAGGTCACACAGAAAGAAATTGCCTGTTCAGCGTTCAAACTTTTCTAGGTCGGGAATCTACTTTGGAGCAAAATATACTCAGAATGATATTCAGGCAGAAGCAGATTATGGAGAAGATGCAGGATTGCTCTTGAAAAATCAAAGCAATTGTTTGACCACAAGACGGTTGAAAGATCTTGAAACAGGAGACACACAGTTTCTTTTAGACTTTCTAAGAACTAAGCAATCAGAAGATCCATCATTTTTCTATGCTATACAACTTGATGAAAAGGAGCGACTGACCAACTGCTTTTGGGCAGATATGCAGTCAATAGTAGATTACACTTACTTTGGTGATGCGATCTCATTTGACACAACTTATCACATTCGTGGTGATGATATACCATTTGCACCATTTATTGGCACAAACCATCATAAACAAATTGTTATCTTTGGGGCCGCATTATTATTAGATGAAACTTTAGAATCGTTCATTTGGCTGTTTAGAACTTTTTTAGTAGCAATGTCTGGAAGACAGCCGAAAACAATATTCACTGATAATTGTGCTGCAATTTCAGAGGCAATTGCTACGGCTTTACCAGACACATGTCATCGGCTTTGTCTATGGAATTTGCTTCAAAGTGTGTCTACACATCTTCCATGTTTAGATATCAACTTCCAGCGGGAGTTTGAGAATTTCATCTATGATGTTGGTTCAGAAGATGATTTTCATAAAGAATGGGATAGCTTGATCTCGAGTTATGGCCTTGCAAACGTCTCATGGTTCAAAGATCTGTACTCTGTTCGAGAAAAATGGGGTTCGGTTTACCTCGGGAACTCATTTTCTGCTACCATGATGACAAGACAATGGACTGAGGACATGACCAACCTCTTTGGAAATCATTTCGTTCGTAAGTTGTCTCTGACCAAATTCATTATTCAGTACTTGAAGTCACTGATTCATCTACGGGAGAAGGAAATTCTCGAAGATTATGATTCAACACAAAGTAAGCCTGTTTTATTTGTTGACATTCCTATGCTGATTGAAGCAGCAGAATCATATACAAGGACGATATATGTGGATTTTGAACATGAATATAAAAGCCAACTTGCTTGTCTTTGTGAACCTGTTGGTGTAGATGGAATGCGAGTCACCTTCAGAGTTTATATTCCCCAAAAGCGGTGCAATGGATTAGTTGAATTTAACCCAACTGAAACTATTGTCACATGCAGCTGTAGGAAGTTTGAATCCATGGGCATCCTATGCATGCATGCGCTGAAGGTTCTCAATAATAACAATATCCTTTCGCTCCCATCCAAATATATACTGAAGAGGTGGACTAGGTTTGCAAAGGATGGTTCAGTATCTAGCGGACAGCTAGCCACAGGGGGTTCTGGCAGTCAAGTATCTCTGACAGTGCGATACAGTCGTGTTTGCCGCAAAGCGCTTGCTGTCACACTGAGAAGTGCAGTTTCCAAGGATGCCCTTGATGTTCTTGAGCATGGACTTGACAAGATCATAGCACAAATGGAAAATGTGTTGCATAATGCCACATCAAGTAGACAAGCAGAAGACGTTCATGTAGTTGATGGCATACCGCGAAATACATCAGGAACAACTGACATTTGTTTCAGTGGATTTGGTTTTAGTGCTAGATGA
- the LOC103978015 gene encoding probable pre-mRNA-splicing factor ATP-dependent RNA helicase DEAH2 isoform X2 — translation MSTERKRKVSLFDVVDDTSVSVKLGKANGSLSAKTAALPPGVNRWSGRPYSQRYHEILEKRKTLPVWQQKEEFLHVLKANQTLILVGETGSGKTTQIPQFVLECEDLGKRPMVACTQPRRVAAMSVSRRVAEEMDVTIGEEVGYSIRFEDCSSHRTILKYLTDGMLLREAMADPLLERYKVIILDEAHERTLATDVLFGLLKEVLRNRPDLKLVVMSATLEAEKFQGYFSGAPLMKVPGRLHPVEIFYTQEPERDYLEAAIRTVVQIHMCEPSGDILVFLTGEEEIEDACRKITKEINNLGDQVGPVKVVPLYSTLPPAMQQKIFEPAPAPLEEGGPAGRKIVVSTNIAETSLTIDGIVYVIDPGFSKQKVYNPRIRVESLLVSPISKASAHQRAGRAGRTQPGKCFRLYTERSFKNDLQEQTYPEILRSNLANTVLTLKKLGIDDLVHFDFMDPPAPETLMRALEVLNYLGALDDDGNLTKLGELMSEFPLDPQMAKMLVVSPEFNCSNEIVSISAMLSGEDSSWCYENFINQRTLKAADNVRQQLVRIMARFNLKLCSTDFNSRDYYINIRKAMLAGYFMQVAHLERTGHYLTVKDNQVVHLHPSTCLDHKPEWVIYNEYVLTSRNFIRTVTDIRGEWLIDIAPHYYDLSNFPSCEAKRVLERLYNKRDKEKGESKTRNKPL, via the exons ATGTCGACagaaaggaagaggaaggtgAGCCTCTTCGACGTGGTGGACGACACTTCCGTGTCCGTGAAGCTGGGCAAGGCGAACGGATCCTTATCCGCTAAGACGGCGGCGCTTCCGCCGGGGGTAAACCGCTGGAGCGGTCGGCCCTACTCGCAGAGGTACCACGAGATCCTGGAGAAGAGGAAGACCCTCCCGGTATGGCAGCAGAAAGAAGAGTTCTTGCACGTATTGAAGGCCAACCAGACTCTGATCTTGGTCGGAGAGACCGGCAGTGGTAAAACAACTCAG ATTCCCCAGTTTGTCTTGGAATGTGAGGACTTGGGCAAACGCCCAATGGTTGCTTGCACTCAGCCTCGAAGAGTCGCTGCAATGTCTGTTTCTCGTCGAGTTGCTGAGGAGATGGATGTAACAATAGGAGAAGAAGTTGGTTATAGCATCCGATTTGAAGATTGCAGCAGTCACAGGACTATTTTGAA GTACTTAACTGATGGTATGCTTTTAAGAGAAGCAATGGCTGATCCACTTTTGGAGAGATATAAGGTGATAATTCTTGATGAGGCTCATGAACGAACATTAGCAACTGATGTCTTGTTTGGGCTGCTGAAAGAAGTACTGAGAAATAGACCTGATTTGAAGCTAGTGGTAATGAGTGCAACGCTCGAGGCTGAGAAGTTCCAGGGTTACTTTAGTGGGGCCCCTTTAATGAAAGTACCTGGTAGATTGCATCCGGTGGAAATTTTCTACACACAAGAGCCTGAAAGAGATTACCTGGAAGCTGCCATTCGAACTGTTGTACAGATACACATGTGTGAACCTTCAGGTGACATACTTGTTTTTCTCACTGGAGAGGAAGAAATAGAAGATGCATGTAGGAAAATAACAAAGGAGATCAATAATTTGGGTGACCAAGTTGGCCCTGTGAAAGTGGTGCCTTTGTATTCAACTTTGCCCCCAGCCATGCAGCAGAAGATATTTGAACCTGCACCAGCGCCACTGGAGGAAGGTGGCCCGGCGGGACGAAAAATTGTGGTGTCGACAAACATTGCAGAAACATCATTGACCATCGATGGCATTGTTTATGTTATTGACCCTGGTTTCTCAAAACAAAAGGTGTACAACCCACGAATACGGGTGGAATCTTTGCTCGTCTCTCCAATATCAAAGGCAAGTGCGCATCAAAGAGCAGGACGTGCTGGTAGAACCCAACCAGGAAAATGTTTTAGACTTTACACAGAGAGAAGTTTTAAAAATGACCTGCAAGAGCAAACATATCCAGAAATTCTCCGGTCTAATTTGGCAAATACTGTTCTTACCTTGAAGAAACTTGGGATTGATGATCTGGTTCATTTTGACTTTATGGATCCTCCTGCTCCTGAAACATTGATGCGGGCACTTGAGGTCTTGAATTACCTAGGTGCTCTTGATGATGATGGCAACTTGACTAAGTTAGGTGAACTTATGAGCGAGTTTCCCCTGGATCCTCAGATGGCGAAGATGTTGGTTGTGAGTCCAGAGTTCAATTGTTCCAATGAGATCGTGTCAATATCTGCAATGCTCTCAG GTGAAGATTCTTCATGGtgttatgaaaattttattaACCAAAGGACTTTAAAGGCTGCTGACAATGTGAGACAACAGCTCGTGCGGATCATGGCTAGATTCAACCTGAAACTATGCAGTACAGACTTCAACAGCCGTGATTATTACATTAACATCAGGAAGGCGATGCTTGCAGGGTACTTCATGCAGGTAGCTCATCTTGAGAGAACCGGACACTATTTGACGGTGAAGGACAATCAG GTTGTTCACCTCCATCCATCAACCTGCCTGGATCATAAGCCGGAATGGGTCATCTACAATGAGTATGTCTTGACCAGTAGGAACTTTATTCGCACAGTGACAGACATTCGAGGAGAGTG GTTGATTGATATAGCTCCACACTATTATGATCTGAGCAACTTCCCCTCCTGTGAGGCAAAACGAGTGCTGGAAAGGCTGTATAATAAACGTGACAAAGAGAAGGGGGAGAGCAAGACTAGAAATAAGCCTTTGTAG
- the LOC103978015 gene encoding probable pre-mRNA-splicing factor ATP-dependent RNA helicase DEAH2 isoform X1 produces the protein MSTERKRKVSLFDVVDDTSVSVKLGKANGSLSAKTAALPPGVNRWSGRPYSQRYHEILEKRKTLPVWQQKEEFLHVLKANQTLILVGETGSGKTTQIPQFVLECEDLGKRPMVACTQPRRVAAMSVSRRVAEEMDVTIGEEVGYSIRFEDCSSHRTILKYLTDGMLLREAMADPLLERYKVIILDEAHERTLATDVLFGLLKEVLRNRPDLKLVVMSATLEAEKFQGYFSGAPLMKVPGRLHPVEIFYTQEPERDYLEAAIRTVVQIHMCEPSGDILVFLTGEEEIEDACRKITKEINNLGDQVGPVKVVPLYSTLPPAMQQKIFEPAPAPLEEGGPAGRKIVVSTNIAETSLTIDGIVYVIDPGFSKQKVYNPRIRVESLLVSPISKASAHQRAGRAGRTQPGKCFRLYTERSFKNDLQEQTYPEILRSNLANTVLTLKKLGIDDLVHFDFMDPPAPETLMRALEVLNYLGALDDDGNLTKLGELMSEFPLDPQMAKMLVVSPEFNCSNEIVSISAMLSVPNCFLRPREAQKAADEAKARFGHIDGDHLTLLNVYHAYKQNSEDSSWCYENFINQRTLKAADNVRQQLVRIMARFNLKLCSTDFNSRDYYINIRKAMLAGYFMQVAHLERTGHYLTVKDNQVVHLHPSTCLDHKPEWVIYNEYVLTSRNFIRTVTDIRGEWLIDIAPHYYDLSNFPSCEAKRVLERLYNKRDKEKGESKTRNKPL, from the exons ATGTCGACagaaaggaagaggaaggtgAGCCTCTTCGACGTGGTGGACGACACTTCCGTGTCCGTGAAGCTGGGCAAGGCGAACGGATCCTTATCCGCTAAGACGGCGGCGCTTCCGCCGGGGGTAAACCGCTGGAGCGGTCGGCCCTACTCGCAGAGGTACCACGAGATCCTGGAGAAGAGGAAGACCCTCCCGGTATGGCAGCAGAAAGAAGAGTTCTTGCACGTATTGAAGGCCAACCAGACTCTGATCTTGGTCGGAGAGACCGGCAGTGGTAAAACAACTCAG ATTCCCCAGTTTGTCTTGGAATGTGAGGACTTGGGCAAACGCCCAATGGTTGCTTGCACTCAGCCTCGAAGAGTCGCTGCAATGTCTGTTTCTCGTCGAGTTGCTGAGGAGATGGATGTAACAATAGGAGAAGAAGTTGGTTATAGCATCCGATTTGAAGATTGCAGCAGTCACAGGACTATTTTGAA GTACTTAACTGATGGTATGCTTTTAAGAGAAGCAATGGCTGATCCACTTTTGGAGAGATATAAGGTGATAATTCTTGATGAGGCTCATGAACGAACATTAGCAACTGATGTCTTGTTTGGGCTGCTGAAAGAAGTACTGAGAAATAGACCTGATTTGAAGCTAGTGGTAATGAGTGCAACGCTCGAGGCTGAGAAGTTCCAGGGTTACTTTAGTGGGGCCCCTTTAATGAAAGTACCTGGTAGATTGCATCCGGTGGAAATTTTCTACACACAAGAGCCTGAAAGAGATTACCTGGAAGCTGCCATTCGAACTGTTGTACAGATACACATGTGTGAACCTTCAGGTGACATACTTGTTTTTCTCACTGGAGAGGAAGAAATAGAAGATGCATGTAGGAAAATAACAAAGGAGATCAATAATTTGGGTGACCAAGTTGGCCCTGTGAAAGTGGTGCCTTTGTATTCAACTTTGCCCCCAGCCATGCAGCAGAAGATATTTGAACCTGCACCAGCGCCACTGGAGGAAGGTGGCCCGGCGGGACGAAAAATTGTGGTGTCGACAAACATTGCAGAAACATCATTGACCATCGATGGCATTGTTTATGTTATTGACCCTGGTTTCTCAAAACAAAAGGTGTACAACCCACGAATACGGGTGGAATCTTTGCTCGTCTCTCCAATATCAAAGGCAAGTGCGCATCAAAGAGCAGGACGTGCTGGTAGAACCCAACCAGGAAAATGTTTTAGACTTTACACAGAGAGAAGTTTTAAAAATGACCTGCAAGAGCAAACATATCCAGAAATTCTCCGGTCTAATTTGGCAAATACTGTTCTTACCTTGAAGAAACTTGGGATTGATGATCTGGTTCATTTTGACTTTATGGATCCTCCTGCTCCTGAAACATTGATGCGGGCACTTGAGGTCTTGAATTACCTAGGTGCTCTTGATGATGATGGCAACTTGACTAAGTTAGGTGAACTTATGAGCGAGTTTCCCCTGGATCCTCAGATGGCGAAGATGTTGGTTGTGAGTCCAGAGTTCAATTGTTCCAATGAGATCGTGTCAATATCTGCAATGCTCTCAG TACCCAATTGCTTTCTCCGGCCTAGGGAGGCTCAGAAAGCTGCAGATGAAGCTAAAGCTCGGTTTGGCCACATCGATGGGGATCACCTAACACTGTTGAATGTATATCATGCATATAAACAAAATA GTGAAGATTCTTCATGGtgttatgaaaattttattaACCAAAGGACTTTAAAGGCTGCTGACAATGTGAGACAACAGCTCGTGCGGATCATGGCTAGATTCAACCTGAAACTATGCAGTACAGACTTCAACAGCCGTGATTATTACATTAACATCAGGAAGGCGATGCTTGCAGGGTACTTCATGCAGGTAGCTCATCTTGAGAGAACCGGACACTATTTGACGGTGAAGGACAATCAG GTTGTTCACCTCCATCCATCAACCTGCCTGGATCATAAGCCGGAATGGGTCATCTACAATGAGTATGTCTTGACCAGTAGGAACTTTATTCGCACAGTGACAGACATTCGAGGAGAGTG GTTGATTGATATAGCTCCACACTATTATGATCTGAGCAACTTCCCCTCCTGTGAGGCAAAACGAGTGCTGGAAAGGCTGTATAATAAACGTGACAAAGAGAAGGGGGAGAGCAAGACTAGAAATAAGCCTTTGTAG
- the LOC135632784 gene encoding uncharacterized protein LOC135632784, whose amino-acid sequence MALITDDVKAKAEIYHGDEICQEKSKFLLQEVGLPRGLLPLRDIVECGYVEETGFVWLKQKQKVEHCFEKIGKRVSYSPEITAVVEKSKIKKLTGVKAKELLVWITLDEISADGPPAGKLTFKTPAGLFRTFPASAFEIEGEGRKQAKVAPPPDQSSQAVSQN is encoded by the coding sequence ATGGCCTTGATCACGGATGACGTCAAAGCCAAGGCTGAGATCTATCATGGCGACGAGATCTGCCAGGAGAAGTCCAAGTTCCTACTGCAGGAGGTGGGCCTCCCCCGCGGTCTGCTCCCCCTGAGGGACATCGTCGAGTGCGGGTACGTGGAGGAGACCGGCTTCGTGTGgctgaagcagaagcagaaggtgGAGCACTGCTTCGAGAAGATAGGGAAGCGGGTGTCGTACTCCCCCGAGATCACCGCCGTGGTGGAGAAGTCCAAGATCAAGAAGCTGACGGGGGTGAAGGCCAAGGAGCTGCTGGTGTGGATCACCCTGGACGAGATCTCCGCCGACGGCCCGCCCGCCGGGAAGCTCACCTTCAAGACCCCGGCCGGGCTCTTCAGGACCTTCCCCGCCTCCGCCTTCGAGATCGAGGGGGAAGGGAGGAAGCAGGCGAAGGTGGCGCCTCCGCCGGACCAATCTTCGCAGGCGGTTTCCCAGAACTGA